The following are from one region of the Nocardia terpenica genome:
- a CDS encoding phosphoglyceromutase has product MSGMTYTLVLLRHGESEWNALNLFTGWVDVHLTEKGIAEGKRAGELLAEQGILPDIVYTSLLRRAIGTANIALDAADRHWIPVVRDWRLNERHYGALQGKNKAQIRDQYGDEQFMLWRRSYDTPPPPIETGSEYSQDGDPRYADIEVPRTECLKDVVARMIPYWESTISKDLLAGKTVLVAAHGNSLRALVKHLDGISDDDIAGLNIPTGIPLRYELDENLRPIGPAEYLDPEAAAAGAAAVAGQGNK; this is encoded by the coding sequence GTCGGGCATGACGTACACCCTCGTGCTGCTGCGCCATGGCGAGAGCGAATGGAATGCCCTCAACCTGTTCACCGGGTGGGTGGACGTGCACCTCACCGAGAAGGGCATAGCCGAGGGTAAGCGGGCCGGTGAGCTCCTGGCCGAGCAGGGGATTCTGCCCGATATCGTGTACACCTCGCTGCTGCGGCGGGCGATCGGCACCGCGAATATCGCGCTGGACGCCGCCGACCGGCACTGGATCCCGGTGGTGCGGGACTGGCGGCTCAACGAGCGGCACTACGGCGCACTGCAGGGCAAGAACAAGGCCCAGATCCGCGACCAGTACGGCGACGAGCAGTTCATGCTGTGGCGGCGCTCCTACGACACCCCGCCGCCGCCGATCGAGACCGGCAGCGAGTACAGCCAGGACGGCGACCCGCGCTACGCCGATATCGAGGTGCCGCGCACCGAATGCCTGAAGGACGTCGTCGCCCGCATGATCCCGTACTGGGAGTCGACCATCTCCAAGGACCTGCTGGCAGGCAAGACCGTTCTGGTTGCCGCGCACGGCAATTCGCTGCGCGCCCTGGTGAAGCACCTCGACGGCATCTCCGACGACGACATCGCGGGCCTGAACATCCCCACCGGCATCCCGCTGCGCTACGAACTCGACGAGAACCTCCGCCCGATCGGCCCGGCCGAATATCTCGACCCCGAGGCCGCCGCAGCCGGCGCCGCCGCGGTCGCGGGCCAGGGCAACAAGTAA
- a CDS encoding CocE/NonD family hydrolase has translation MKYALRATVAFVAAAAVVPFFTIPASAASLPTGPDGGAAGAAWTATEDGPQQYPNIHIDWDVPITMSDGTVLKANVYRPADASGRAVDVQTPAVVNLTPYTKLVSNLADHAGSIPGLSDALLGLLRQIDLSGTPLSGITDLTKAFGGGELRNFSVDRQLVRGGYTQIVVDVRGTGFSQGDWDMLRQREQQDTVEVIDWASKQPWSDGKVGMSGISYSGINQVQAAEKHPPALKAIFPIVPGSDLVDDVLAPGGGFGFNFIPLWLTAINTLKWVPDVQSILTGKFDTKWLTDRAADPLTYMDALLSAYTSTRMEDLNPRVRGLLTDFTSERKAWLGDPTEIRVPTFVTGGWHDLFTYSESKIYNQIPLPPGRKQLLMGNTYHVSSGNEYGKPGLPPRLDVLQRAWFDKWLKGIDNGIDNYGPVTLREQGGGWITQDGFGATAPAEEASSYRRMYLSANRSGTANSVYDGSLTAAANNDTARLTVAPGLTTLCSNDAAQATAGALSIIDGCAKDSRVAELNALTFTSAPVAGATTISGPIAVRLNTVQDAADGYWVATVNDVAPDGQSTVLSSGQLMASLRQVDEARSTRSANGDYTDPRAFTSLDKRQPTVPGQATTLDIALPGTQAVLQPGHRLRIDVFAGNFPKGLPILPMLVDTGLKPEHVQLDPANPSFVNIPVRGNPGW, from the coding sequence ATGAAGTATGCGCTGCGCGCCACAGTGGCGTTCGTCGCCGCCGCGGCGGTTGTTCCCTTCTTCACCATCCCCGCGAGCGCGGCATCGCTGCCCACCGGACCGGACGGCGGCGCCGCGGGCGCCGCGTGGACCGCCACCGAGGACGGGCCGCAGCAGTACCCGAACATCCACATCGACTGGGACGTGCCGATCACCATGAGTGACGGAACGGTGTTGAAGGCCAACGTCTATCGGCCCGCCGACGCCTCCGGCCGCGCGGTGGACGTGCAGACCCCGGCCGTGGTGAACCTCACCCCGTACACCAAGCTGGTATCCAATCTGGCCGACCATGCGGGATCGATCCCGGGCCTGTCCGACGCGCTGCTGGGCCTGCTGCGCCAGATCGACCTCAGCGGCACCCCGCTGTCCGGCATCACGGATCTGACCAAGGCGTTCGGCGGCGGCGAGCTGCGCAACTTCTCCGTCGACCGGCAGCTGGTGCGCGGCGGCTACACCCAGATCGTGGTCGATGTGCGCGGAACCGGCTTCTCCCAGGGGGACTGGGACATGCTGCGCCAGCGCGAGCAGCAGGACACCGTCGAGGTGATCGACTGGGCCTCGAAGCAGCCGTGGTCGGACGGCAAGGTCGGCATGAGCGGCATCTCCTACTCCGGCATCAACCAGGTGCAGGCCGCCGAGAAGCATCCGCCCGCGCTGAAGGCCATCTTCCCCATCGTGCCCGGCAGCGACCTGGTCGACGACGTGCTCGCGCCCGGCGGCGGATTCGGATTCAACTTCATTCCGCTGTGGCTCACCGCGATCAACACCCTGAAGTGGGTGCCGGATGTGCAGTCCATCCTCACCGGCAAGTTCGACACCAAGTGGCTGACCGACCGCGCCGCCGACCCACTGACCTACATGGACGCGCTGCTGAGCGCCTACACCAGCACGCGCATGGAGGATCTGAATCCGCGGGTGCGGGGCCTGCTCACCGACTTCACCTCCGAACGCAAGGCGTGGCTGGGCGATCCGACCGAGATCCGGGTGCCGACCTTCGTGACCGGCGGCTGGCACGACCTGTTCACCTACTCGGAATCCAAGATCTACAACCAGATTCCGCTGCCGCCCGGGCGCAAGCAGCTGCTGATGGGCAACACCTACCACGTCAGCTCCGGCAACGAGTACGGCAAGCCGGGCCTGCCGCCGCGGCTGGACGTGCTGCAGCGCGCGTGGTTCGACAAGTGGCTCAAGGGGATCGACAACGGGATCGACAACTACGGCCCGGTGACGCTGCGCGAGCAGGGCGGCGGCTGGATCACCCAGGACGGCTTCGGCGCCACCGCCCCGGCCGAGGAGGCGTCGTCGTATCGGCGAATGTATCTGTCCGCCAACCGAAGCGGCACCGCGAACAGTGTCTACGACGGTTCGCTGACCGCCGCGGCGAACAACGACACCGCCCGCCTGACCGTGGCCCCCGGCCTGACCACGCTGTGCTCCAACGACGCCGCGCAGGCCACCGCCGGTGCGCTGTCCATCATCGATGGATGCGCCAAGGATTCGCGGGTCGCGGAGCTGAACGCGCTCACCTTCACCAGCGCGCCGGTCGCGGGCGCCACCACCATCTCCGGCCCGATCGCGGTGCGGCTCAACACGGTTCAGGACGCGGCCGACGGCTACTGGGTGGCGACGGTGAACGACGTCGCGCCCGACGGGCAGTCGACGGTGCTGTCCTCCGGCCAGCTGATGGCCTCGCTGCGGCAGGTCGACGAGGCCCGCAGCACGCGCTCGGCCAACGGCGACTACACCGACCCGCGCGCGTTCACCTCGCTGGACAAGCGGCAGCCGACCGTCCCCGGCCAGGCGACCACCCTCGATATCGCGCTCCCGGGCACCCAGGCGGTCCTGCAGCCCGGCCATCGCCTGCGGATCGATGTCTTCGCGGGCAATTTCCCCAAGGGCCTGCCGATCCTGCCGATGCTCGTCGACACGGGCCTGAAACCCGAACACGTGCAACTGGATCCGGCCAACCCGAGCTTCGTCAACATTCCGGTCCGGGGTAACCCGGGCTGGTGA
- a CDS encoding sensor histidine kinase: MSVPQAVLLAVLAAVVGLAVGGLLIPYVNARQAQRREADSGLTMSQVLDLIVLASQSGIAVVDEYRDVVLVNPRAEELALVRNRLLEERAWAAVEKVLASGESVDFDLTAKNPVPGRSRIAVRGVARPLSREESNFVVLFADDDSEQARMEATRRDFVANVSHELKTPVGAMSLLAEALLESADDPDSVRHFGERLLIESRRMGKMVTELIALSRLQGAEKLPQLEAVEVDTVVDAAIERSRTAAEAAGITVSTDADSGLEILGDETLLVTALSNLVENAINYSPKGSHVSVSRSLRGGHVNIAVTDRGIGIAKEDQERVFERFFRADKARSRATGGTGLGLAIVKHVAANHNGEITLWSKLGTGSTFTLRIPAVDTDTQSSVNPAEKKGPTAIQVGKKETGPRPAGRARPNGVEATR, translated from the coding sequence GTGAGCGTTCCCCAGGCCGTGCTGCTGGCAGTTCTCGCGGCCGTTGTCGGCCTGGCTGTCGGTGGTTTGCTCATCCCGTATGTGAATGCCCGGCAGGCGCAGCGCCGCGAGGCCGATTCCGGTCTCACCATGTCGCAGGTGCTCGACCTGATCGTGCTCGCATCCCAGAGCGGAATCGCGGTCGTGGACGAATATCGCGACGTCGTACTCGTGAATCCGCGCGCCGAGGAATTGGCGCTGGTGCGCAATCGATTACTCGAGGAACGCGCCTGGGCGGCCGTGGAGAAGGTGCTCGCCAGCGGTGAGAGCGTCGATTTCGACCTCACCGCGAAGAATCCGGTGCCCGGCCGCAGCCGTATCGCGGTGCGCGGTGTGGCCCGGCCGCTGTCGCGCGAGGAATCCAATTTCGTGGTGCTGTTCGCCGACGACGATTCCGAACAGGCGCGCATGGAGGCGACCCGGCGCGATTTCGTAGCGAATGTCAGCCACGAACTCAAGACCCCGGTCGGCGCGATGAGCCTGCTCGCCGAGGCGCTGCTGGAATCGGCCGACGATCCGGATTCGGTGCGGCACTTCGGGGAGCGCCTGCTGATCGAATCCCGGCGCATGGGCAAGATGGTGACCGAATTGATCGCGCTGTCGCGGCTGCAGGGCGCGGAGAAACTGCCGCAGCTGGAGGCCGTGGAGGTGGACACCGTGGTCGACGCCGCCATCGAGCGCTCGCGGACCGCGGCCGAGGCCGCCGGCATCACGGTGAGCACCGACGCCGACAGCGGGCTCGAAATCCTCGGCGACGAGACGCTGCTGGTGACGGCGCTGTCGAATCTGGTGGAAAATGCCATCAACTACTCGCCGAAGGGTTCGCACGTCTCCGTCAGCCGATCGCTGCGCGGCGGCCACGTGAACATCGCGGTCACCGACCGCGGGATCGGTATCGCCAAGGAGGATCAGGAGCGGGTCTTCGAGCGGTTCTTCCGTGCCGACAAGGCGCGCTCGCGCGCCACCGGCGGGACCGGGCTCGGGCTGGCTATCGTCAAGCACGTGGCAGCCAACCACAACGGTGAGATCACACTGTGGAGCAAGCTGGGCACCGGCTCGACGTTCACGCTGCGCATCCCCGCGGTCGACACCGACACACAGAGTTCCGTCAACCCGGCGGAGAAGAAAGGTCCCACGGCAATCCAGGTGGGAAAGAAGGAAACCGGCCCGCGCCCCGCAGGGCGGGCCAGACCCAACGGTGTGGAGGCAACCCGATGA
- a CDS encoding response regulator transcription factor: MTSVLIVEDEESLADPLAFLLRKEGFEVTVVGDGPSALAEFDRSGADIVLLDLMLPGMSGTDVCKQLRTRSSVPVIMVTARDSEIDKVVGLELGADDYVTKPYSSRELIARIRAVLRRGAGEDLDTTNESGVLEAGPVRMDVDRHTVQVNGKPVTLPLKEFDLLEYLLRNSGRVLTRGQLIDRVWGADYVGDTKTLDVHVKRLRSKIEADPAKPEHLVTVRGLGYKLEA; this comes from the coding sequence ATGACGAGTGTGCTGATCGTCGAGGACGAGGAGTCGCTGGCCGATCCGCTCGCGTTCCTGCTGCGCAAGGAGGGGTTCGAGGTCACCGTGGTCGGCGACGGTCCATCCGCGCTGGCCGAATTCGACCGCTCGGGCGCCGACATCGTGCTGCTCGACCTCATGCTGCCCGGCATGAGCGGTACCGACGTCTGTAAACAGCTGCGGACCCGCAGCAGCGTGCCGGTCATCATGGTGACCGCCCGCGACAGTGAGATCGACAAGGTGGTCGGCCTGGAGCTCGGCGCCGACGACTACGTCACCAAGCCGTACTCCTCGCGCGAGCTGATCGCGCGCATCCGGGCGGTGCTGCGCCGCGGCGCGGGCGAGGATCTGGACACCACCAACGAGAGCGGCGTGCTCGAGGCCGGACCGGTCCGCATGGACGTGGACCGGCACACCGTGCAGGTCAACGGCAAGCCGGTCACGTTGCCGCTCAAGGAGTTCGATTTACTCGAATACCTGCTGCGCAACTCGGGCCGGGTGCTGACCCGCGGCCAGCTCATCGACCGGGTGTGGGGCGCGGACTACGTCGGCGACACCAAGACCCTCGACGTGCACGTCAAGCGCCTGCGCTCGAAGATCGAGGCGGACCCGGCCAAGCCGGAACACCTGGTCACCGTGCGCGGGCTGGGATACAAGCTGGAAGCCTGA
- a CDS encoding NADPH-dependent FMN reductase — MGNSAAQRVRLLLISGSTRPGSSNTATLSALAEVAPQGVSTRLYGGLAELPAFVPGDAPAPPAVAALREELAAADAVLFCAPEYAGLLPGSLKNLLEWTVGTADLYEKPVAWITVAPPGRGDGAAASLRTVLGYVGARVIESACARITLPGNAVGADGRIDDEEVRARLGAVVTAVCEFLG, encoded by the coding sequence ATGGGTAATTCAGCGGCGCAGCGCGTTCGACTCCTGTTGATATCGGGTAGCACTCGGCCCGGCTCGAGCAATACCGCCACCCTGTCGGCGCTCGCCGAGGTTGCGCCGCAAGGGGTCTCGACACGGTTGTATGGGGGGCTCGCGGAGCTGCCCGCGTTCGTTCCCGGCGACGCGCCCGCGCCACCGGCGGTCGCCGCGTTGCGCGAGGAACTGGCCGCCGCCGATGCCGTCCTGTTCTGCGCGCCCGAATACGCCGGACTGCTCCCGGGCAGCCTGAAGAACCTGCTGGAGTGGACCGTCGGCACCGCCGATCTGTACGAGAAGCCGGTCGCCTGGATCACCGTGGCCCCGCCCGGCCGCGGCGACGGCGCGGCGGCCTCGCTGCGCACCGTGCTCGGCTATGTCGGGGCGCGGGTGATCGAGTCGGCGTGCGCGCGAATCACCCTGCCGGGCAATGCCGTCGGCGCGGACGGGCGGATCGACGACGAGGAGGTCCGGGCCCGGCTGGGGGCGGTCGTCACGGCCGTTTGCGAGTTCCTCGGGTAG